GCCATGGCAAATGAAAGCACCATCCCAATATTCGCAAACGTGCGCAACATTCCAGAAACGATGCCATACACCTTTGCAGGAGCTGCCTTCATGACAGCAGCGTTATTGGATGGGAAGAAGAACCCTGCCCCAATACCATTGATGATACTGCCAAGCATCACAATTCCAAATGGTGTAATAGTATTGAGCTGAGCATAGATGAAGATAGCTATGGCCTGCAAAAGTAGCCCCATGGTTGCAGGGACTACTACTCCAATTCGATCACTCCACCGCCCCGCTAATGGACCTGCAATACCGCCAATGATATACCCTGGAACCAGTAGCAATGATGCATGAAGTGGACTTAACCCACGCACCCCTTGTAAATACATAATAAGCAAAAATAGCACGGCAAAATTACCAAGTGATTGAAAAAAAGAGGCTAGAAGAGAGAAGGTGAGAACTTTCGTTTTAAATAAACGTATATCTAATGCTGGTGATTGTTGCATTCGTTCTGCAAAAACAAATCCAACCAGCGCTACAATACCGATAAAAGCTAGCAAATACGTAATTACATCAAGTTGTCCTGATGACCATCTTGTCATAGCCAAAAGACCTCCAAGTAAACCGACCCCAAGAGTGACCATACCAATCAAGTCAAATGAGCGACTTGCACGCTCAGTTCGATCTTTAAGCACCTTCAATGCCAGTATAAACGCGAAAATGCCAATAGGTACATTGATAAGAAAAATCCATCGCCAAGAAAAATAAGTTGTGATCAATCCGCCGAGCAATATCCCTAAAATAGCCCCCATATTCCAGCCAATACTATTAAATCCATACGCGCGCCCTCGCAATTCAGATGGAAACGTATCCGCAATGACAGCACCACTGTTGGCACTCACAAAAGCACCGCCAATCCCCTGTACAATGCGAAAAAAGATGAGCCATTGCTCATTAGAAGCAATACCACACAAAAAAGAACCGATGATAAATATCAGGAATCCAAATTCATAAATACGAACACGCCCAAACATATCTCCGATACGACCTACTTGTGTCGACAACAGTGTAATGACAAGGAGATACGATAGGATTACCCAAACCGCATCTGACAACTGGGCATGCAATGACCCCATCATCGTCGGCAATGCAAGTACCACAATCGTTGTATCAACTGCTGTGATAAGGACACCTGTCAAAATAACAGTTAAAGCAAGTTTTTGATAGTGAGACATCCTAATTGGCACAGTAGAATCAGACATCATAAACACCTCACCGAGCAGGATTGATCTTGTTCATTATACTCGTTAATTGACTTCAAGAACCATCATTGATACGGCAAACTCATCAAACGATCAAACCATATTTACAGATTAATTACGAGTTGAATACATAATGGTTACACATTGTTTATTATACGACGATACTAGATTGTTACTCTAAGAGAGGAAAAAGAAAGTGGTTGAGATCGCGACATGATGGCATTCACAAATAAAAGGAGTGAGGCTCACCTTGCAAAAACTGGCGATCTATTCTCTCACGTTTCGCCAGAAAAACACGCTCATCGGTTGGAGTTTTGTATTGCCTGCGGTGGGACTTCTGAGTGTTTTTGGCATCGGATCTATCGCCTATGTGCTTTATCTTAGTTTACTGCGTTGGAATCTGATTGACCCAACACCAACTTTCGTAGGGTTAGCCAATTACAACCAGCTCCTTCACAGCACAAGCTTTTTGCATGCCATTTTGCGAACCTTGTTTTATTTAGTTGTAAGTACGGGTATTACCTTGCCACTTAGTCTCTTTCTTGCAGTTTTACTACATGAACCATTTCGTGGCGTGCGTATATTTCGAGCTCTGTTTTTCATACCCTACGTGGCGCCAACAGTAGCAAGTGCGATCGCGTGGTCTTGGTTGTTTGAACCACATCACGGTTTGATCAATTATTTTTTGCGCGTGTTCCATATGCCTGCACAACCGTGGCTTGGAAGTCCCAATCAAGCGATGCTGGTGATTATCCTGCTATATGTATGGCAATTTACAGGATATTTTATCGTGCTTTTTCTAAACGGCCTTCAAAATGTACCAGTACCGCTTTATGAGGCAGCCCAAATGGACGGCGCCAATCGGTGGCAACAATTCTATCGTGTCACGCTACCTATGATTACGCCCACCCTGTTTTTCGTCATGACGATGTCAATCATTTTTTCTTTTCTATCCTTTGACCAAGTATATGTGTTAACCAATGGTGGTCCTGCAGATAGCACCACAACCATCATTTACTATCTTTTTTTACAAGGGTTTCAATTCTTTCACATCGGCATAGCGGCTGCAGTTGCGGTATTGCTCCTTCTTTTCCTTGCTGTGATCACTTACTTGCAATTTAAGGGGGAAAGCAAGTGGGTACACCATCAAATGTAGTCACGACATCGCTGTCTAGCGTACAAAAACGACATCTTATACGAAGCAAACGTGTTCCTATGAGAAAAATAATCAACATCTCTGTGCTTACAATGATCGCTGCGGTTTTTTTCATGCCGCTATGGTGGATGGCAGATACTTCTCTCTTATCCAATCAACAGGTATTCGACTATCCACCGCATTATATCCCATGGCATCCACAGTGGACAAATTTTATCGCAGCTTGGGATCAACCGTACTTTTCACGATACATGCTAAACTCGATCATCATTGCTGTAGCCATCGTGATCGGCCAACTTGTGACATCATCACTCGCCGCTTACGCCATTGCAAGAGTACCTTTTCGGGGGAAAAAGATCGCATATGGATTGATCTTAGCCACCTTTATGATCCCTGTGCAAGTTACCTTTATCCCGATGTTCCTCATGATGAAAGAGTTCAATTGGATCGATACTTATCAAGCGCTAATCGTACCTTTCTTGGGCTCTGCATTCGCTACATTTTGGTTAGTTCAGGCATTTCGCCAAGTTCCGCAAGTGATTCTCGATGCTGCGCAAATGGACGGTGCGGGTCACATGTGGATACTCACTCGTATCGTATTGCCGATGTGTAAACCATCCTTATTGTCAGTCGCGTTTTTAAACTTCGTGTTTCACTACAATGATCTGTTTTGGCCACTCATTACCACTCAGTCCAATAGCATGCGCACAGTTCCTGTTGGTCTAACGTACATGATTGCCAATGACGGCAGCGGAACATCGTGGAGCACGCTGATGGCAAGTAGTTTATTAGCCATCCTCCCTGCACTCCTGCTCTTTTTCATTGGCCAGAAATATTTCGTACAAGGTACCGCGCATACGGCAATCAAAGAGTAATCCATAAACGATCAAACCCATGGAGGCTTACGATATGAAAATGAAAACCATCAGTTTAGGTGTCCTGCTTGTTCTTAGTTCATCCATAGCACTCACGGGTTGTGGTTCACAGTCGGCTGCACAATCTACGACCAATCCAACGACAAGTAGTGCAAATATTGCTTCCACATCATCGAGTACTCCTGTACAAGTGACCTTTTGGGAAGGCATGTCTGGCCAATTGGGCCAGGTGCTCCAACAGATGGTACAAAAATTTAACGCCACACACCCAGGAATACATGTCAACGCAGTCTATCAGGGAAGTTATTCTGGCGATGGCCCATTACAAGAAAAACTGATGGCTGCTATCGCTTCAGGTAAAGTCCCCGATATGGTTCAATTAGAAATTCACTCAACGCCATTATTTGCATCAAGCGGTGCATTACAGCCCCTAGATAGCTATATGGCATCTAGTAAAAACGATCAGAAATCAGACTTCTTACCGGGGCTCTTAAATAACACGTCTTATCAAGGCACCACTTATGGCATTCCTTTTAATCGAAGCGTCCCCGTGTTGTACTACAATCCAACATTGTTTGCAGCTGCACATATCCAAACAGCACCCGCGACCTGGGCACAGTTAGCACAGGATGCTGCAAAATTGACGAAAAAAAGCAATGGAACAACGTCAGTCTATGGTTTTGAGCCAGTTAATCAGTGGTGGTTTTTTGAATCTCTCGTATGGTCCGATGGAGGTCATTTATTAAACCCTACACTCACTGAAGCAACATTTGATACACCACAGGCGGAAGCTGGAATGAAGTTGTGGCAAACCATGCAATCCCAAGGAACACTGGCTGTCAATGCTGGACCTAATGAATGGACGCAAACGATCGAAGATTTTGGTCATGGCCGCACTGCCATGTACATTGGCTCCGCTGGTGATATGGGGCAAATCGCACAAACAGGAGTAACGTACCGTACAGCGTTTATGCCTAAATTCACGCAATATGCTGTGCCAACGGGTGGTGCCAATGCGGTAATCATGCAAAAAGCCCCTGCGGCTCAAAAAGCTGCAGCGTGGACATTTATTAAGTGGTTTACGAGTGTACCACAAACGATTGAATGGAGTGAACAAACGGGGTATCTACCTGTCAAACAAGCGGCGCTATCTGCTCCTGCACTCACGAGTTACTATGCGCAACATCCAAATCACAAGGTTCCGGTCGAAGAATTAGCTTATGCTAAACAAGCACCGCTATCCCCAGATTATCTACAAGTCTATCAATACATTCAGGATGCAATGGATCAAATCATGGATAGCCAAACACCCGTTTCTACTGCATTGCATCAAGCGGTTCAAAAGTCTGACCAAGCATTGAGTCAACCACAGTAAGCTAATCCCAAGAATTGAGTCCACACTTCACTTCAGAGGGGCGATCACTATGCTATCCATACAAGAGCTTTTTGCTACAATCCCTGAAATACATGTCGCCCACCGTGGCGCAAGCGCACAGTACCCCGAAAACACGATGTCCGCATTCATAAATGCTGCGCATCTTGGTGCACATATGATTGAACTGGATGTCCACCTTACAGCAGATGAACAACTTGTCGTGATGCACGATGCGACACTAGATCGCACCACAAATGGAACAGGTTCGATCGGTTCCTTGCGTTTTAGTGACATGGAATATCTGGATGCTGGCAGCTGGCGCAATCCTGCATCTGAACATATGCCTATACCCAGGTTAGGTGATGTACTGCGCTGGTTACCAAACCATCTCTGCGTCAACATTGAGCTAAAGGGCACCCCCCAAAACAAAGAGGGCTTAGCAAAAAATGTACTAAAAGAAGTCATAGCCTATGAGTGTGAAGGTCGGGTGCTGCTCTCTTCATTTAATCATGAACTGTTAGCTGTGATTCGTCATATGAACACAGAAATTCCTTTAGGTGCTATCTACTGCGGCCGTCCCTGGCCGCTACTTAGCCTAGCAGAAACACTGCAACTCTTTAGTTTGCACGCCCACATCGCAGATATCGATCGCGAGTGGGCGCAGCGTGTTCTATCAGGAGGTTATGAAGTCGTTGCATGGACACTGCGTCATGCGTCACAAGTTCACCACTGCCGACAAGCAGGTGTAAAGGCGCTTGTGGTCGATGACTTATCCTTGCTGACAACACCTTATAACCATTCACACCAGAACTTGGTCATATAACTTCTCAAAGCGTGCTATGTTCTCGTTGAAACGCGGAACAGACTGAGCACTTTCTGCTTGTTTAACGAGTTCAACGACCAATTCATTGTACGGTGCCACAAGGCCTCTCTCTTTTGCGAGTTGAGGTATGACTCCGTTAATAAAATCAATTTCTGTTTGACGCTTCTTCTCAAGATCCTGCAACATACTTGCTTTCAAAAGCCTAGTAGGTTGCAGGATCACGCGAAGCGTGTGGATATGCGCTTTAATATCGGCGTTACTATTGACTTCTAAGGACGCCACATCAAACCCATTCATTTTAGCAAAATTTACGCCATATGCATGTCCAACTTTTATGGTTTCATCCGCTATGTGCACAGCACTCCGTATGCCTATGGCATCATCTAGTACGTCGCCGTACGTGCCACCAAGTGCTGCGGACATTCCACTAAACGCATTGTTAATAAGCAACTTAGACCATTTCGTCCCCACTAAATTATCAGAGATGTGCGTGCCACCCACTAGGTCTAAGATCGCTTGAATACGCTCGATTCTCTTGGTGGTTACACCATCTAACTCGCCAATTTGAAATGCATATTTTTTAAACATCTCAGCTTCTGTTGTAAGACTGGATACACCTGGTTCCATCCACGTCGCTCCATATTCAACAGACCCAGCAATAACACGTTTGCGCCCCACGATAGAAGCTACTTTTTCCTCCGGTATACCATTTTGCAATGAGCACACGACACTTTGTTCACCGATATAAGGTAACAGATGCTGAAGAACGGCATCATTATAAAGTTGTTTTGTGAGCAATAAGACCAAATCATACTTACCTGACATCTGATCGGGGGTGATCGCATGAACTGGTGCTGTAAATTGTAGCGTTCCAACCACTTGTGCACCCGATTGATTCAGGGCATGAACATGTGCTTGATTGACATCGATTAACTCGACATCTTGTCCTGCTGCAGCAATATAGGCTCCTGCGATCGTCCCTAAAGAACCTGCTCCTAAAATAGCGATTCTCATGTGTTACACCTCTTCCTAAGTTGTTACAAATTTAGTGAAGCAAATAATTATATACAGGCTTCGCGGGATTCAACGTCACATCAGCCACAATGTGTGATGCAGATACCACTTCTTGCACTGGAAGATCAGCAAGTGGTGCAAGTGCATGCTCAAATAATTGGAGTCGCGCAGGTCCAGTCCACGCGCCCTTGATGTGTGCATCAGTGATTTGCGTGCGAACCAAGTCACAAATCCGCAATTGTCCATTGTAATCTGTCGCGATTTTCATCATAAAATTTGGACGACAAATTTCCTTGCGAGCCTCTTCTAGATCAAGTTCAACATGTTTATATCCCATCGTAGCAGTCGCTACACGAAGTGACCCGTAATCGAGCGTTCCCACCAATGTATCCGAATCGACATAGAGCTTAGGTGCACCCCACTTCTTAGGGTAGGCGGTCAGTTCTCTTCCACTTGCAATGGCTGGAAAGTTATCTACGTACATTGAATGTACATAGTCACCTTCCTCATTATTAAACTGCACAGGAATTACCTGTCCTGATTCGGTATACACGCCAAGACCAGACACATCGGGCATCCACATGACTTCAAAGCGGACAAGCGGTGACTCTTCATCGATCTCCAGTGGTTCAGGCACAGCCGCGCGCAGCGCGTTTACATCCGTTCGGTAAACAATGTTCAGATATTCGCGATTGACAAACTTATAGGTGGGCACCGAGTAAGCTGGTGCAGTAAGGGGTGTAGTTAAGTTTTTAGATAGATCATGGATGTCAATTTTCATAGTCGTACTCCTCTCACTGAAGCTTGTTGCTAATAGACTTAAAATACTAAGTGACCAATTTAGTAATTTAGTCATTTCGTATTATAGCTCTCATTCCTCTTTTTGTGAAGTGTTGATTTGAGGAACGCTACACATCGTAGTACTCTTATTGTTAAAGAGGTGTTCCCATGTCCACGACAAGACAAAGAGTCATAGATGCCGCTATCAAGTCGTTCTCCATGTTTGGTTACAAAGGAACGACGATGGACCAGGTGGCCAAAATTGCAGATGTAAGTAAAGGCACGATCTATATGTTCTTTGCAAGTAAAGATGAGTTGTTTGCCTTTATTCTTGATGGCATTGCAGAGGAACTTCAACAAATCGCAAGCAAAGCATTTTGTGCCACCGATCAATTCCTAGAAAATTTAGAAAATGCAATCGTTCAAATCCTAAACTACCGTTCAAAACACGAGTTGTTAGTCAAACTAAGCCTAGAAGTGAAGGAACTTGGTACAACGAAAGTTGTCGCTGGCCTCCAACACATTGAGCGCTCAATTATTCAGTTTATCGCATCTGAAATCCGCCAGGGACAAGAGCGCAATGACATAGCGGAGTGTCATCCAGAAGTGGTTGCCTTTATTATTTTGCGGACGTATACCACGTTAGTCAACGAATGGGACAAACAATTTGCGCCTATTACGAATGACGAAATTCGGGAGACTTTTTATCAAGTCTTCGTACGTGGCCTTAGGCCGACTCTTCGCACAGAGAGCGAAACTCATTAAAAAATACCAGGCTAGATTAGGTACAACGCGAATCTGCAGACATGTCATATGGATATCTCGAGAAAACAAATGGTTGTTTATGTATTTCCATGCACATAATAAATTATATGTAGATGAAAATAAGGACTGTACGAAGGCCAACCATACATACTCTAAGCCAAAAATTGTATGCTGTATTGAGTAAAGGAGAACCAAAAGCATGTCAGATGCGGATAGCTTTCTTAGTACATACTACCTGAGCCTTTTTGAATTTGTAGGTGCCATTGTCTTTTTAGTGATTTTCAAAGTAGTGATGTTACTAGTGATGGAAAAAATGTCACGATCATTAGCTGACGACCCTCATCCGGAAGATCTGAAAGCAAAGAAAAAAGTGATTCATATTCCAATACCATATCGAATAGTGAAACATAGCATCGCCACATTTTTATTAATTAGCGGGCTATTACAAATTCGTCCCAGCATCCTTTTTGTCCAACCAGCCACGTGGTTTGCTCATCAGCAGGTAGGAGTCGGATCGCCTTATGATTCATTTCTCACTTTGTTTATACACCACGGAATGTGGATCAATATCTGGTCTGTGGTTATTCAACTTTCGCTAGCAGGACTCATATGGTCGTTTGACCAAGTCACTGCTACGCGAATCATGGCGGGTCTCATTTTTCTATTTGGACTTTTCACATGGATATATGCGGAGGATCTTGGTCGTATAGGCGCACCCAATCCCACATTTTTAGAAGGCTCCCCTGGTACAGGGTTGCTTCTGGCGCTCACAGTTATTTTATTATGGGTTCCATTTCATAGTTGGCATACACTCTTTGTACGCCATATGGTGATTTACGCCAATGCAGGATATTGGTTTTTATTTGCCATCGTTCAATGGCTCCCATTTCATTCATTTTGGTCCGGCAAAGGGTATCAAATGATGATTGCTCTTCATCCTATACATACACCCATATGGCTATTTCATTTGTTTGCACAAGTGAATCTATGGGGTGTTCATCAAGGTTTGATTGCCACATTTATCTTAGGAGGTATCCCACTTGCATTAGCTATCATGTGGCTCACTACTACATGGCGTCCACAACTGACTAGCTTTGTCGCAAGTAGCACGTGGATGATTTTATTGATCTTGTGGGTCGTTTTTCAAAGTGCAGGATTTCGTGGGGCATTTGCACTTGCATTGGGGTCACAGCCCCTTTTGGTTATCTGGGCAACCATACCCTATTGGATGCACCGAAAAGAACTAGTGACTATACACTGAATCGCTTGTCAAGGTATGGCATCATGTGATGGCCGTTAGTACCTTAAGTCATCGACATTAAGGAGTATTTGATATCATCTATTGTCTATATAAAAAGATTAGCATATAATTTTAAGTATCAATCATTTTTATCATAAGGGGGTAACTACCATGAGCAAAGTATTAATTCTTTTAAACGCTGGTCCAGAGGATCCTTCACGAGTGGAATCAGCATTTGGTCTAACCAATGTTCTAGCAACTTCACCCGATATCGAGCATGTTGCCCTTATTTTTTTTGCACATGCTGTAGAACTACTCACTCATGAGATCTATATAGAAAAGGCAACATCCTTTATTGAAAAGGGCGCACTTGTCCTTGCCTGTCAAGCACATGCCGAGAAAAGACATATTGATGACACCTTGCGTGCAGGCAGTGTACCACTAAAATATGTAGGCCAAGACATCGTTTCACTCGTTAAAGATGGATACCAAGTCATTTCATTCTAGTCCTTACAAATAAAAAAGCTTCGATCCTTCTTATATCAGACCATAAACTAACTACCTTTAATTCCTGTATCTTTGTCATCAGGAGTAAAGGTAGTTAGATGAATCTTACCATCGGTGAATCCATCAGATGAGATCAATTAATTTTTCGCTAATCTACTCATTTCACCAATACTATCGTACTCATTGTACAGTTTTAGGCATCCAAGAAATCATCGCCATTCTGTGAGGGCGCGGTTGTAGAATAGCTGATGCACGATCCTCCAATATGTTTTCTAAGCGCTTGATTGCATCAGTATCATCGGAAATTTCCAATTGCAAAGCAATCATCGGTAACGCCGTTGCTACGTCCAACCATCTTGGTCCAAGCTCTTCTTCAAAAATATGTACGTCAGCCACAATCCCTGCATGTAGCAACACTGGATAGATTTCCTCAAATCCCGGCATATGG
The genomic region above belongs to Sulfoacidibacillus ferrooxidans and contains:
- a CDS encoding TetR/AcrR family transcriptional regulator; amino-acid sequence: MSTTRQRVIDAAIKSFSMFGYKGTTMDQVAKIADVSKGTIYMFFASKDELFAFILDGIAEELQQIASKAFCATDQFLENLENAIVQILNYRSKHELLVKLSLEVKELGTTKVVAGLQHIERSIIQFIASEIRQGQERNDIAECHPEVVAFIILRTYTTLVNEWDKQFAPITNDEIRETFYQVFVRGLRPTLRTESETH
- a CDS encoding MFS transporter yields the protein MSDSTVPIRMSHYQKLALTVILTGVLITAVDTTIVVLALPTMMGSLHAQLSDAVWVILSYLLVITLLSTQVGRIGDMFGRVRIYEFGFLIFIIGSFLCGIASNEQWLIFFRIVQGIGGAFVSANSGAVIADTFPSELRGRAYGFNSIGWNMGAILGILLGGLITTYFSWRWIFLINVPIGIFAFILALKVLKDRTERASRSFDLIGMVTLGVGLLGGLLAMTRWSSGQLDVITYLLAFIGIVALVGFVFAERMQQSPALDIRLFKTKVLTFSLLASFFQSLGNFAVLFLLIMYLQGVRGLSPLHASLLLVPGYIIGGIAGPLAGRWSDRIGVVVPATMGLLLQAIAIFIYAQLNTITPFGIVMLGSIINGIGAGFFFPSNNAAVMKAAPAKVYGIVSGMLRTFANIGMVLSFAMAILIASARIPRGLVYAVFVGTTTLHPQLMNTFDNGIHAAFYACIVMMALAAIGSAMRAGKANSA
- a CDS encoding acetoacetate decarboxylase, which encodes MKIDIHDLSKNLTTPLTAPAYSVPTYKFVNREYLNIVYRTDVNALRAAVPEPLEIDEESPLVRFEVMWMPDVSGLGVYTESGQVIPVQFNNEEGDYVHSMYVDNFPAIASGRELTAYPKKWGAPKLYVDSDTLVGTLDYGSLRVATATMGYKHVELDLEEARKEICRPNFMMKIATDYNGQLRICDLVRTQITDAHIKGAWTGPARLQLFEHALAPLADLPVQEVVSASHIVADVTLNPAKPVYNYLLH
- a CDS encoding glycerophosphodiester phosphodiesterase, which gives rise to MLSIQELFATIPEIHVAHRGASAQYPENTMSAFINAAHLGAHMIELDVHLTADEQLVVMHDATLDRTTNGTGSIGSLRFSDMEYLDAGSWRNPASEHMPIPRLGDVLRWLPNHLCVNIELKGTPQNKEGLAKNVLKEVIAYECEGRVLLSSFNHELLAVIRHMNTEIPLGAIYCGRPWPLLSLAETLQLFSLHAHIADIDREWAQRVLSGGYEVVAWTLRHASQVHHCRQAGVKALVVDDLSLLTTPYNHSHQNLVI
- a CDS encoding DsrE family protein, producing MSKVLILLNAGPEDPSRVESAFGLTNVLATSPDIEHVALIFFAHAVELLTHEIYIEKATSFIEKGALVLACQAHAEKRHIDDTLRAGSVPLKYVGQDIVSLVKDGYQVISF
- a CDS encoding ABC transporter substrate-binding protein, whose protein sequence is MKMKTISLGVLLVLSSSIALTGCGSQSAAQSTTNPTTSSANIASTSSSTPVQVTFWEGMSGQLGQVLQQMVQKFNATHPGIHVNAVYQGSYSGDGPLQEKLMAAIASGKVPDMVQLEIHSTPLFASSGALQPLDSYMASSKNDQKSDFLPGLLNNTSYQGTTYGIPFNRSVPVLYYNPTLFAAAHIQTAPATWAQLAQDAAKLTKKSNGTTSVYGFEPVNQWWFFESLVWSDGGHLLNPTLTEATFDTPQAEAGMKLWQTMQSQGTLAVNAGPNEWTQTIEDFGHGRTAMYIGSAGDMGQIAQTGVTYRTAFMPKFTQYAVPTGGANAVIMQKAPAAQKAAAWTFIKWFTSVPQTIEWSEQTGYLPVKQAALSAPALTSYYAQHPNHKVPVEELAYAKQAPLSPDYLQVYQYIQDAMDQIMDSQTPVSTALHQAVQKSDQALSQPQ
- a CDS encoding carbohydrate ABC transporter permease → MQKLAIYSLTFRQKNTLIGWSFVLPAVGLLSVFGIGSIAYVLYLSLLRWNLIDPTPTFVGLANYNQLLHSTSFLHAILRTLFYLVVSTGITLPLSLFLAVLLHEPFRGVRIFRALFFIPYVAPTVASAIAWSWLFEPHHGLINYFLRVFHMPAQPWLGSPNQAMLVIILLYVWQFTGYFIVLFLNGLQNVPVPLYEAAQMDGANRWQQFYRVTLPMITPTLFFVMTMSIIFSFLSFDQVYVLTNGGPADSTTTIIYYLFLQGFQFFHIGIAAAVAVLLLLFLAVITYLQFKGESKWVHHQM
- a CDS encoding ketopantoate reductase family protein, yielding MRIAILGAGSLGTIAGAYIAAAGQDVELIDVNQAHVHALNQSGAQVVGTLQFTAPVHAITPDQMSGKYDLVLLLTKQLYNDAVLQHLLPYIGEQSVVCSLQNGIPEEKVASIVGRKRVIAGSVEYGATWMEPGVSSLTTEAEMFKKYAFQIGELDGVTTKRIERIQAILDLVGGTHISDNLVGTKWSKLLINNAFSGMSAALGGTYGDVLDDAIGIRSAVHIADETIKVGHAYGVNFAKMNGFDVASLEVNSNADIKAHIHTLRVILQPTRLLKASMLQDLEKKRQTEIDFINGVIPQLAKERGLVAPYNELVVELVKQAESAQSVPRFNENIARFEKLYDQVLV
- a CDS encoding carbohydrate ABC transporter permease, producing MGTPSNVVTTSLSSVQKRHLIRSKRVPMRKIINISVLTMIAAVFFMPLWWMADTSLLSNQQVFDYPPHYIPWHPQWTNFIAAWDQPYFSRYMLNSIIIAVAIVIGQLVTSSLAAYAIARVPFRGKKIAYGLILATFMIPVQVTFIPMFLMMKEFNWIDTYQALIVPFLGSAFATFWLVQAFRQVPQVILDAAQMDGAGHMWILTRIVLPMCKPSLLSVAFLNFVFHYNDLFWPLITTQSNSMRTVPVGLTYMIANDGSGTSWSTLMASSLLAILPALLLFFIGQKYFVQGTAHTAIKE